The DNA window AGAAGCTTCTGCGCCGTCGGGGAGAGTCTGGATGAAACGGCCACGGGGGCTCTCGGCCCTGCACCTGGGACGACGCTCCCGCACACACAGCCCCTCACAACAGCCTCCCGCCAGCGAGGCCATCTTCGGGAGCCCGGCCACCCAAGGTTAGGAGCTGCTCCGGGGGGCCCCGAGCCTCCTGTGAGTGACGCGAGAAAGGCCTCTGCCTGGGCCGCAGAACCCGCAGCCTGACGGGGTCACTGCACCTCTGCCACCTACTGCACAATGTCTCCACTGGTTCCCGAAGAACAGCGCAAACGCTTTTTAAAGTAGGAAAACCCTTCTGTCCCGTTAAGTCAAACACGGACAGACAAAAGCAAGGCTGCTCCTTGGGGAGGCCCCGCTAGGACGCCTGCTCCCTCCCCAGACCCCACGTGCAGGCTCCACCCTGCAGCACTGGGACCCCCCGCCTCTTCTCAGGACTCGGGGAGACCCTCCCCAAGGAGCCGGCCTGGCACCCACTCTGCACAGGTCACACCCGCTCGAAGCGCCGCACACCACAGGGCGCAGGGCGGCTCCGGGCTCCTCCGCCAGCCCAAAGCCCCAGGAGGACTGGTGGCCTCCGGACACCCACCCTCAAGGCGCACAGACAAGCACCCCGAAGCCACAGCTGAGCTGGGCTCCCAGGAAGGCCACAAAGAAAATCACTTCCTGGCGTGACCTGTGAGCCTAAACAAAAGGCATTCTGGCCGATATTACACAAAGCAAAAGGCGTCACAGGTTTTCTTGTAAAATCCAGACATCTCAATGCCACTTTGAGGCGGGGCCTCCCTTCTGAGTTTGAAGACAGGAGAAAGAAGACACCAGGAGGAGAATCCCAGCCAGGAGGGACCCCAGCCTCTTCTGTCCTGCTGCTTCTGCCTCAACTCCCCAGCCCCGTCAAGgccttccccctgccccagctccctgAGCCGCGAGGACAAACGGGAACTCACATCCACAGGGCCACGAAGGGCGCCCCTGGAGAGAAGGTATCAGGGCTCAGGTGAGAGGTCCTGACTGTGACGGGGCCCCAAGTCAAGGGCCAGGCCAGGTCTGAGCACAGGCCCCACGGCGGGCCCGAGGCCCCGGGGCACACAGGGAGATGTGGAGCCAGGCGAGCGGCCCCCCGCGGAGCACCAGGACTCAGACACGAGCACGCGCTGGATGAGCAACCCGCCCGGGCCCCGGGCTATCCACACGCGGGCACGCGCCGCCCTCACAGAGGCCGCCGGACAGTGTAAGCAGCACCGTCCATGGCGCTGGACCGGCGTCCTGGAGGGGAGACACAGCTCGCCAGGCTGCCTCCCGACGGGCCAAGCGTAAAGCCCAAGGTCCTCAGGAGCCGCGCGCAGGGCCGCGGGCGCTGCTGCCCAGCCGGGCTCACGCACCTGCGCCCCGGGCTCCCTCCAGCGAGCCGAGAGAGGAAACCCAACTCTCCAAACGGCATGTTCCCCGACGAACGCCGAAGGACACGTTCTCAGGGCATCGTGCGCGAACAGCACGCGCGCTCTGATGTGCTCACTAGTGAAAAACCTCTGAGGACAGCAGGAGGCGGGTCCACTGGAAACCAGCGAGCGGCGCGGGACTATATGGCAGTCGTGCAAGAGACGGGTGACCACGTCTTCTAAATCCAAAGCCGAGGGGAGACGTGGGAGCTGACCGCGGACCCCAGACAACCATCCGACAGACACAGTCTGGCCGACAGACACAGGTGTCTGGGTCAGCCCGCCCCCCAACGACAACAGTCCAGGGTCACGGATCTCGGGGACCAGGTGCCCCAGGAGCTCACGCAGGGTACGGCCCTCAGGAGGCGACCCACCGCGGCGCTGGTGCTGGACGGGGCAGGCTCGGGGCCCCCATTGACGTCGGCGCTCCTCTCCCGCTTGGCCTCCTCCAGGTCAGTCACCGTGCTGGGGCCCTTCTTCTTCTTGAGCTTGGCCAGGATAGAAGACTCACGTTCTGGAAACGGAGGCATCTCCTCCAGGACAGTCGCCTGGGGGGAAAGGAGTCCTGGGTGAGCGCAGCACAAAGCCCCATGGCCCCCGGCCCCCAGACAGGGCAGCCAAGGCGAGGCAGGGGGGAAGAGAGCAGCGTGGCGCACCAGGATGTCGGTGCTGGCGACGGTGCTGAGCCGCAGGTACTCGACGGCGCGCTGCTGCAGCTCCACGTCAGCGTTCTTCAGCTGGCTGTCACTGCGCAGCACGTCCTGGATGGTGCCCTTCACCTCCGGGAAGAGGTTCACGAACTTGATGTAGGTGGACAGGAGGAGCGCCCTGGTGGGGACGCTGCACAGGTGGAACTTGGAGTGCAGCAGGTGGAACTGGGtcagggggctggggggggcaCACGGGGCATGGCGTCACTGCCACGCCTCACGCCCCGCCTGGCCCACCCTGCCGGAGCCTGACCCCCGCGCGTCCCCGCCGGACGGGGAGTGAGCGCGGAGTGACGCGGGGAGGTGAGCCCACGCTCCGCCAGAACCTGCGCGTTCCGGCTCCAGGCCGAGCCCAGGCTTCCCTCTGAACAGCGCTGGCCATCGGCCACGCCTCCTTTCCCCCCAGAATCCCCGTGTTCCGTCCAGTCAGCCAGAGTGGACGTGCCCTCGCTCCGGGCTGTCCTGGGGAGCTCGGGACATCAGCTGGCCTCTACTAGGCCGTCGGGTGAGAACCATTGGGCACAGGCCCGGCACTGGACGCGGGACTCCCGGCCCCCGGGTGACTCACCTGGATCTCGGGTCTCCTGCTATCAAGTTCCCAAACTCCCCTAGGATGTAGCCACCGACTTTGACCAGGTTCTCGTGGCACGCTGGGGCCTGCAGCGCCTACGGACGAGCACACGCGGTGAGCCTGGTGCCCAGGCAGAGGAGGCACCGGTAGAGCTCGGCCTCCGGAGAAAGCCACTGAGCCGCGTGACGAGCCAGGAGAGCGGGCTCAGGCTGCCTtcccggggagcctgctgagcccCTCCCGAATGCACTCCCCGCCCCATCCTCCCTCCTGGCCACTTCGGCAGAGGAATCAGTAGCAGGGGAGCCCCACGGGCAGGGCCGCGGCCGACCCCACCCCTGGAATGAGAGCTGCTCCCAAAAACTGACGCTTGggccctgggcaggggtgggggcacaCGGCCCTCGCCGACGGAGACCGCGAACCCCCCGCGGCGGCCCCACGCTTGCTCTCGGACACACAGAGGCCAGCCCGAGGCCCCGGCCCGGGCAGCTTGCTCCGGAGGCCGCTCGCTGACCGAGAGCCTCCCACCCAGGGCCGCCGTGCTGAAATCAGGGAGAGAGGGCACTGAGACTCCAGCGGAGGCAGGAGCAGTGCCGGAGCCCGGCCTGCGGGAAggctggcgggggcggggcggggccacaCCTCAAACACCGTCTTGGCGGCGTAGCCCTGCACGTCGTCCCGGTTGATGACGATCTGGATGACGCGGTACCACACCTCCTCGCTCACGTAGTCGCCCGCGATGCGGATCAGGTTCAGGATGGTGTCCACGTACCACGTGTAGTCCACGGCGTACTTCTCCGCCAGGATGGCGACCTTCAGCACCTGCAGGGCACAGCCACTCAGGGAGGGCCTCAGAAGGGCCTGAACCCACGCCAAAGCGACCCCCACCTCTCAAAGGCGCCCGTAAGTCTAAGGTTCCAGGAGCAGACGTGGAAGGACGTGTCGAGGGAGAACAGGCGAGACGGGCACAGCTGCAGGAGGCACGGCGAGCCccgccagccccgcccacccGGCCCGCGGCCCAGGCAGCCCCGCTGGCAAAGCGCCGGCCGCGCTCGCTGGGCCTCCTGCTCCAACAGCCCTTCTCACGGGCTCCCCAGGGCACCTGCTCCGGgctgtggaaaggagacccctCACCTCCCCAGGGTACAGCCTCCTCCTGCACTGAGCCTGCCCTGAGCAGCACTGCCGCCGACCTGGAGCCCGGCCCCCCGCGCTGCCGCCCTCACGCCCACCTTCCCCAGCGTGACCTCCTGACCGCGCCCCAGAGGCCCCGTCCACCTGCTCTGCACACCCTCTGGCCTCCAAGTCGACCCTCCGTAACGACCCCAGAGCGTCGCTCCAGGACACCCGCCTCGTCACCGCCCTCGGCTTCAAGTCCTTCAAGCCCAGAGCTGGCCCCAAAGCTGGGCGCTGGGGGCCCCTCACTGCCACGCCGGCCTGTGTCCCTGCTGTGCCCAACCCCCACGCACGCCCTGCTCCCTCCGTGCTGAGCACCTGCCTCCCGGGACCTCTGcacaggagggggagggggaggagggggaggagggcaggagggggagggggaggaggaggagggggggagggggaggaggggagggggagggggggggggggggggggggggaagggggagggggaggaggggaggagggggagggggaggagggaggaggagggggaggagggaggagggggagggggagggggaggggaggagggggagggggagggcctcTGCAAAGTGATTCTGAAAGACCGGAAGGCTCCACTGAAAACGCTGATAAAAAACTAAAGCAAAGGACTCTTCCATCCAGTATGCACGAGACTCCCAACAAAGGCTGTAAGAAGGTACCTCAGCTGAGACACACAGCATCGGTGCCGGTGACGACACAGAGGCCGCCAGAACTCACAATCTCTTCTCGGATAGAGTAGTCGGCCGTCTCCAAGTAGCTCAGCATCTCGGCCACGATCTGCTGGGCGTTGCTGCGGTCGCACATGGCGTAGAGGAGGTCCACGGCCCGCTGCCGCACGCTCACGTCCCGCTCCGTCTGGGGAACGAGCACAGagccaacagccacatgaaaGGAGCCTGGGCGGGGGACGGTGGCAGTCCGCTGTGACACATACCCTCCCATGGTCCCGAGCCGGGCGGCTCAGGCACACCCCCCCGACCCCGTCCCAGTGCTCACTCGGAGCTCTCCCCACTCACCTCCCAAATCCAGGGCCCTGAGAGCCCCTCACTTGCCACCCCACTGCCCCCCTCACTCCGGCACTCGGACCAGGCGGCTCTGGACCGGCCAAGATCACGACCCCGCTCCATCCCCAGGGGGTGGGTCAGAGGCCGCCCGCCGTGTGGTCACAGACCGGCCCCTTCCACGTCGCCTGAGAGCCTGTCCCCGTgctggctcccagccccaccGCGGACCCTCAGAAACAAGAGCACGGCTGCTCCCCAGCACAGGACAGCATGAGAGGCGCTGCCGTGGGCCCAGCCACAGGCACGGCAAGAGCAAGTCTTTCTCATCCAGGCAGTGACTGAAAGAGACGCCAAAACCACCCAGGAGGAATTCGAAACACCAGAAAGCGAAATTCCAAACCTTTGTACGGCCTCTTGTTcaaaacacacaccaaaaatgtctattaaatacATGCAAACCCAAAGGAACAGGGTCAGACGTGTTCTCAGCAGTAAGCCCAGGACCAAGACAGTGGGTTCTGTAGCTTCCCCACCTGCCTTCAGTTTTCTAACACGTAGGAATGCAGTGGATGTGGCTATGTCTGACCCTGAGGAACCAACCCTCATTAGAGCAGAAGACCTCAGCTTGGCTCTTCCAGCTCTggaatttcaattccctggaaaaaGCAAACATTCTTCTGCAAGGAGTGAGTTTTCTCGGAGACGTGGACAAAATATTTCATCCTTCTACCAAAAAGAACAGTTTCTATTGATCCCAATTTTCACTGCGACTCTGCTCACGTGCCTGGCCCAGCGGGAGATGCCCTGTGTGGTCATGGTCTCTCGCGGGCAGAACCCAGAACCGCCCGGGGACGCACGCAGCCGGCCAGATTGCCCGGGGCCTGAGAGCACGGCCCCAAGTGACCGCGGGACCCCCCCCCACCGGTAGCTCATGAGTGACAGCATGAGTGACACAGGGACAAGGCGCCCCCGTGGCCAGGCAGCCCCCGGAAGGGCACACTTGCCTTCAGGGCGCTGATGACCGTCTCGATGTGCGTCTTCACGGCCTCGTGCGAGAACTCGGAGCTGGCCAGCGCGCACATGCTCTCCAGGGCCAGGTAGCGCAGGTTGGTCTCCCGGTGCTGCAGGAACTGGCCCAGCTGGTTACAGGCGCGGACCAGCAGGTTTGGCTCGCTGTGCGGACGGgagaggtgggtgggcaggggtccCCCATCAGCCTAGGCCGTGCCACGTTCACGGCCACCACGGCCTCCCGGGGCGCAAGGCCTGACGCTCACTCTGGTTGGCACCACACGAGGACCCGCGCCTTGCGTCCCCCAGAGCATTTCTGAGTGCATCTGCAGAACCCCTGACTCCAGAGGGTCGAGGGAAGCTGAGACCCTGAGCCTCCACGCCAAgctggcggggcgggggcggcaggGGGACCCGGCTTTCACCAAGCCTCACCCAGGGGGTGGCTCTCAGCCAGAGAACCCGCTTGGCCGACAGCCGGACAAAAGCCGCGACGCCAAGAGACAGACGCAGAGACAGAGATGATATAAAAGAGGTTACTGGCTATTTAAGTACTGACTACATGAAACTTGGCGTTAAGTCTCTGCTCGCTCTTTACTCTGCCCGCTGAACACAGTTAACAAGGACAAGGAGGCCCCTCCGAGAGGGACAGTCTTGTTACCGGTGCCCAGCCCCGTGGACCGCAGAGCTCAGGCAGCTGCACCTGGCGGAAGCGCTGCAGGAAGGCGGGGCCGCAggagcaccccccaccccctcccctccccgtgcCACCTCCACACGCTTTCCCACCGCAGCCTCGGACCAACAAAGCCTACAGGGCACACGTGCTCACGCCGCATTCCCAGGTGGCCCTGGGAGCAGCGGGTCGGGCAGGACGCCCAAGAGAAGCAGGGGAGCCCTCTGGGGGAAGTGAGACCACGGCAGTCAAGCTCACGGCGTGGAGGCTCTGAGGCCAGAGCACGCGCGGGGCGGCTCAGAGCGCGGCGCCCTCAGGCCGCCAGGGAGGGCGGCGCGGGGGGCAGGCGCGGGGCCCACCTGTCGTGGTGGATGATGAGGCTGATGGCCTCGAAGAGCACGGCGTTCTTGGCGTTGGAGTGCTGCACCTTCTTGGACTTGGGCGGCTCCTGGGCCTTGTTCAGAATCGTCTCCAGGCACTCGGTGAGGCGGCCTCGCACTGCAGGGTCTTCTGGGCGAGACAGACAGACGTTGGCCTGGCTCCCCTCGGCCCGCACGGCCGCCCCACCTGCGTACTGGTACCCCTCATCTTACAACCCCAAAACGAAGGGCGAGGACCCCTACTCAAACCGTGTGGCTGCTTAAAATAAGAGGATTTGACAGCCAGGGTAactacaaatacattttaacacAAATAACATACACAAGTTTTTGCTGAAATATAGATTATGTaagtcaaggaaaataaaatctcagaGACGTGGACAAAACACATGATATGAAAGTttgagggaagggggagcaaaaggtTTTTTCCTCTACCTGCTATTAccaatagaaacagagaaaacactatgaagagcaataaaatgagaaagaaaattttaaagttctagtcaaaccagaagaaaagaaataacggaccaaaaaaagactaagaaagcaataaaaataccaaaactcCAGAAACTGTTGCAGCACATCTAAGGCACCTACCCAACCACCAGCTGCTCAGGGAGGGCAGGCCCTGCACACCTGAGCGGACGGAGGGCAGGGCCCCCAAAGccgccccggggtggggggcaggggcctgaaaggaggaggagggtgatGAGATTCACCCCCATCGGGGGTCGGAGTCGCCCCAGGTCTCGGAATAAAGGAGGCAGAGGTCAGTTCCACGGAGAGAACTACTGCCGCAGGGGAGACGGGGGCGGCCAGCAGGCGGGAGGGGGAGGCAACGGTGGGGTCCCGCTCCCGCTCCCACGTGAGGGCTCTGCCGCAGGGTGTGCGGCTCACGCTTTAGCATAAAACAGACTCAGAATGGAAAGTTACTGGAATTTAACAAAGACATACCTTGTACAAACAcaaatgaagattaaaatgtAAAGGTTACAACAATAAAACCATCTTTGTAGAGGCAATTTGGAAGTATTGAACACAAATTCTCTTGTGCATTCTTCAACCAGGAAATTCTATTTCTAGATACCTATCACACTAGTCAAACGTAACGTTTTAGAATAAAACACGAACATAACAATATCAGTGATGCGTACTTTAAGGTTACACAGATTGTTAATAACTTAGGATGTAAGGTTTCAAACAGTTTCCAGAAttactcataaaaacagaaatcaccCCGAGCCGTACCAAAATTGTGATTTCTCTACCAGCTGCTGGGGAAAGCCAAGAGCCATGGCAGCATCACAGAAAGATCCAGAGAACAAGAGCCAGCACCGGAGAGGACTTTAAAGATAGCAAACAAGAGACCTAACCCTAACACGCTGCAGTAAACCCCTGCGGAGAGGCCTCTGCGGCACGCTGTCACCTGGGGGCGGGTAGCACTGCAGCAGCCTCAGAAGTTTGACTGACAGCCAGGGAGCCGGGACGAAATAGTACGTGTAATCCTGGAGGTCTGTGGAGGCCGACGTCACGATCTGCAAAACAGCACAGGGGATGAGACACCGTGGGCAGGTGTGCTGAGAGCGTGCGGCGCACTTGTCTGTGTCTGAGGGGCAGGAGCACAGCCGCCCAGGCCCCAGGAGGAGCCACTGCGCGATGACGCCCCTCCCCCGCGGGACACAAACCCTGGGCACCGGACCCTCGAGAGCGCCACAGCGACCCCGCCCTCGGTACAGCGTTCTCGGAGCCTGGACTGGGAAAGTGCATTAAACGCAGAAGGGAGGCCTTCGGTCCCGGCCCTGCACCCACACCGCCCCGAGCACAGGCCCCGCCGCGAGCTGCCCAGGCCCGAGAACAAGCGGCCTCCCATCACGCTGCCACCCACCTGTCCCACACAGTCTGGGCAGGACAGACACCCCCTCAGCCTCCTGAACACGGGACTGTCCCTAAGGCAGCACACGCCCACCAACACACAGCCCGGCGCCTCCCCACGTCCTGCGTCTGGGAGCTCGGAGCGGCTCCTGTCATAAAGCTCGCAGTGGAGACACTAGGTCATGAGTGACCTGAGACACGGCCACTCCTGCAGTGGGTGAGCTCCAAGCCGTGTAAAGCACTGACAGGACCAGCAGAAGCGGGTGCAGGCGCACCGAGTGGAAGAAGGACCGCGCCACCGCGTGGACACAGCCAGCCAACAAAGGCTGCCTTTCGAATACGTCTCATGCAGCTAACGCCACACTTAGAGACAAACTTACAGCTTTAAATGCACACaatgaaacaaatacaaaaacaaaagcactgaaGAATTCATCTCAAGGGTTCGGAAAGAGACTAGCAAAttaacccaaagaaagtagagaaaacaaTAAAGGTATAAGCAGAAAGTAATAAGGTAGAAAAATCAAAATAGGACCAACAAAGTCAAAAGAAATTCTTACACACTTGATGAGATTAATcaagcaaaaaatgaaaagggcAAATATCCAGCATCAAAATGGAGAAGAGAGACCTCAATATGAAGCCGACACACAGAATAACTTCCTGCCAATATGTCTGAATATTTACACAAGTTAGCAAATGTCAAGAATTGAATTTGAATTGAATGCATAATTAGAAGTTGTCTCACAAAGAAAACCCTAAATTCAAATGGCTTCACCAGTTAATCAATGATAAAAATGTTAGCAAAGATATAGAAAGGAATTTCCTTAATGTGGCAAAGAGAAGGAACACTGACAAAACCAGCCTACGTCGTACTTAACAGTGAAACATCGTAGACCTTCCCCCTTCGAGAGTAGAAACAAGACACCAATTATCTCTCATCTTCAACACTGCAGTGGAGGTCCCGATTGGAGCCATAAAGCAGAAAGTATGAACAAATATGgactgggaaaggaaaaaaactgtcatGGTCCACAGACCACATGATGGAATACGAGGAAGACCCAAAGCAATCCACGtataaattaccaaaattaaTAGGTGAGTTTGGCAAAATTGCCAACATCAAGAGC is part of the Balaenoptera musculus isolate JJ_BM4_2016_0621 chromosome 8, mBalMus1.pri.v3, whole genome shotgun sequence genome and encodes:
- the AP2A2 gene encoding AP-2 complex subunit alpha-2 isoform X4, coding for MPAVSKGDGMRGLAVFISDIRNCKSKEAEIKRINKELANIRSKFKGDKALDGYSKKKYVCKLLFIFLLGHDIDFGHMEAVNLLSSNRYTEKQIGVVTAAASLITTLAQKNPEEFKTSVSLAVSRLSRIVTSASTDLQDYTYYFVPAPWLSVKLLRLLQCYPPPEDPAVRGRLTECLETILNKAQEPPKSKKVQHSNAKNAVLFEAISLIIHHDSEPNLLVRACNQLGQFLQHRETNLRYLALESMCALASSEFSHEAVKTHIETVISALKTERDVSVRQRAVDLLYAMCDRSNAQQIVAEMLSYLETADYSIREEIVLKVAILAEKYAVDYTWYVDTILNLIRIAGDYVSEEVWYRVIQIVINRDDVQGYAAKTVFEALQAPACHENLVKVGGYILGEFGNLIAGDPRSSPLTQFHLLHSKFHLCSVPTRALLLSTYIKFVNLFPEVKGTIQDVLRSDSQLKNADVELQQRAVEYLRLSTVASTDILATVLEEMPPFPERESSILAKLKKKKGPSTVTDLEEAKRERSADVNGGPEPAPSSTSAASTPSPSADLLGLGAAPPVPTGPPPSAGGLLVDVFSDSPSAVAPLAPGSEDNFARFVCKNNGVLFENQLLQIGLKSEFRQNLGRMFIFYGNKTSTQFLSFTPTLICSDDLQANLSLQTKPVDPTVDGGAQVQQAVNIECVSDFTEAPVLNIQFRYGGTFQNVSVKLPITLNKFFQPTEMASQDFFQRWKQLSNPQQEVQNIFKAKHPMDTEITKAKIIGFGSALLEEVDPNPANFVGAGIIHTKTTQIGCLLRLEPNLQAQMYRLTLRTSRETVSQRLCELLSEQF